The Herpetosiphonaceae bacterium genome has a window encoding:
- a CDS encoding OsmC family protein, with translation MNAEELRALQAPLKHQYRAEPERALVTLKAHGRLGEGITCRLETGRALVEAGLHPATGGSGLAACSGDMLLEALVACAGVTLRAVSTAIGVEVRDGTVTAEGDLDFRGTLGVAKDVPVGLKNIRLRFELDTDASPEQLDSLLALTERYCVVYQTLRQPPELSASYVVRG, from the coding sequence ATGAATGCAGAAGAGCTACGCGCGCTGCAAGCGCCACTCAAACACCAGTACCGCGCCGAGCCGGAGCGCGCGCTGGTGACGCTCAAGGCGCACGGGCGGCTGGGCGAGGGCATTACCTGTCGCCTTGAGACAGGCCGCGCGCTGGTCGAGGCGGGCCTGCACCCGGCGACCGGCGGCAGCGGTCTGGCGGCTTGCTCCGGGGATATGCTGCTGGAGGCGCTGGTGGCGTGCGCGGGCGTGACGCTGCGCGCGGTGTCGACGGCGATCGGCGTCGAGGTGCGCGACGGCACGGTGACGGCAGAGGGCGACCTGGATTTTCGGGGCACCCTCGGCGTGGCGAAAGACGTGCCGGTCGGCCTCAAGAATATTCGGCTGCGCTTCGAGCTAGACACCGATGCCAGCCCGGAGCAGCTCGACTCGCTGCTGGCGCTGACCGAGCGCTACTGCGTGGTCTATCAAACGCTGCGCCAGCCGCCGGAGCTGTCGGCGTCGTACGTGGTGCGGGGCTGA
- a CDS encoding YcxB family protein, protein MTQPLEFRFALTKDDYQRAARVFYVRQKTTWIFFVILVVFMAANWMVFDTPSGLFFVIYTLPLLLYLVFLFVVMPWWLGRAVQRHERLRADSTWHVTDERIVVSTPFAESTFDWGMFGRVIETPHAYLLVYSFNKNMFQIVPKRALATPEQAAAFERMLARKLTGLRSAAA, encoded by the coding sequence ATGACACAGCCGCTTGAGTTCCGCTTTGCCCTCACCAAGGACGACTACCAGCGCGCCGCTCGCGTCTTCTATGTCCGGCAAAAGACCACGTGGATCTTTTTTGTGATCCTGGTGGTCTTTATGGCGGCAAACTGGATGGTATTCGATACACCATCGGGCCTTTTTTTTGTGATCTACACGCTACCGCTGCTGCTCTACCTTGTCTTTTTGTTCGTGGTCATGCCCTGGTGGCTGGGGCGAGCGGTCCAACGCCATGAGCGGCTGCGCGCCGATAGCACCTGGCACGTCACCGACGAGCGCATCGTCGTCAGCACCCCATTCGCCGAGTCGACCTTCGACTGGGGCATGTTTGGACGGGTGATCGAAACGCCGCACGCCTATCTGCTGGTCTACTCGTTCAACAAAAACATGTTCCAGATCGTGCCGAAGCGAGCGCTGGCAACGCCTGAGCAGGCCGCTGCCTTCGAGCGAATGCTGGCGCGGAAATTGACTGGTCTGCGGTCTGCGGCTGCGTAA